One stretch of Chroococcidiopsis sp. CCMEE 29 DNA includes these proteins:
- a CDS encoding IS630 family transposase, translated as MQWQAAIASGQVRVMFLDECHLLWGDICGYGWSRRNQRVDIEVKSTKQRQTYYGALDYLTKNFVVQEYSAGNEDNTIAFVEYLQTCYGASTRLILIWDGASYHRSGKVQQFLAQVNADLPQDEWQITCIRLAPNAPQQNPVEDIWLQAKQFIRKYARLCHKFRSVKLLFHLLTHLQTFDFPKAFMYGYCSCPI; from the coding sequence GTGCAGTGGCAGGCCGCGATTGCCAGTGGTCAAGTGCGAGTAATGTTTCTGGACGAATGCCATTTGCTGTGGGGAGATATCTGTGGCTATGGATGGAGCCGACGCAATCAACGGGTGGATATCGAGGTCAAATCAACTAAGCAACGGCAGACCTACTATGGAGCGCTGGATTATCTAACCAAGAATTTCGTTGTGCAAGAGTACAGTGCAGGCAATGAAGACAATACGATTGCATTTGTGGAGTATCTCCAGACCTGCTATGGCGCATCCACTCGGTTGATCCTGATTTGGGATGGAGCCAGCTACCATCGCTCAGGTAAGGTGCAGCAGTTCCTGGCTCAGGTGAATGCAGACCTTCCCCAAGACGAGTGGCAGATCACCTGTATTCGACTGGCTCCCAATGCCCCCCAACAAAATCCTGTCGAAGACATCTGGTTGCAAGCCAAACAGTTTATCCGCAAGTATGCTAGGCTATGCCACAAATTTAGGTCCGTCAAGCTCCTGTTTCACTTGCTGACTCATCTGCAAACCTTTGACTTTCCTAAAGCCTTTATGTATGGCTACTGTTCATGCCCTATTTAG
- a CDS encoding winged helix-turn-helix domain-containing protein: MDTLEQFIQSNRNPRELKRALAVQMSQRGHTYREIRDVLQVSLGFVTTCCQRYEANGVEGLKLNYWGTQGYLNPQQKQEILQWLAQKDAWLLEEVVQQIEDAYGVVYRSYQSYYALLKQAGFSWKKSHSAHPDKDETQVEEKKLKSWSYWCSGRPRLPVVKCE, from the coding sequence ATGGATACCCTTGAACAGTTTATCCAAAGCAATCGTAACCCTCGTGAACTCAAACGTGCCCTGGCAGTCCAGATGAGCCAGCGAGGTCATACCTATCGGGAAATCCGAGATGTGCTGCAAGTCTCGCTTGGGTTTGTCACAACTTGTTGTCAGCGGTACGAGGCGAATGGGGTTGAAGGCCTCAAATTGAACTACTGGGGAACGCAGGGCTATCTCAACCCTCAGCAAAAGCAAGAGATTCTGCAGTGGTTGGCACAAAAGGACGCGTGGCTGCTCGAAGAGGTAGTTCAGCAGATTGAGGACGCCTACGGGGTCGTTTATCGCTCTTATCAGAGCTACTACGCTTTACTCAAGCAAGCCGGATTCAGTTGGAAGAAGTCTCACTCGGCCCACCCGGACAAAGATGAGACGCAAGTGGAGGAAAAAAAACTGAAATCATGGAGTTACTGGTGCAGTGGCAGGCCGCGATTGCCAGTGGTCAAGTGCGAGTAA
- a CDS encoding GIY-YIG nuclease family protein, producing MDDEWKSWSHCAFESKDLLPQAPGIYVIADKDCTVWYVGLSKSLKNRWLGTQHHRYKQLRRRKSKLQLKIYYKLVVPEALEQQEKHYIELFKPRLNGSKVTKVLPKASTDGQELIHLLKVLNNKTQLFPYIRSVIIGYREEVIENARYYSVTIAVNINDISFLYNKAYRKGRRWDFKTRSWKICEDMCGQPEGSYLPAAVLSYLHSPWAVQFACLDWQFLNYLENHPQELQRVSFLGVETYCLKDNQTFERAGLKLPGTLGTKNVEMSSVSSIQRLDNCAFVLHHLPSMQLATALANLSNCMVVHHVGAEDFNHSLTETWSELEELMDGEVRKLQGIMVYPEEGLEVEILKAENGRYFVRELTAALFLRNTLSSNLVTPQGELNQQTANQLVGLISGYANSLQSMKWKGYRWRVEKVFIQWSDVDIETYSCLVPLSCFCDMIVDQCSKQAWSEEQWNKTASTSYTEMLTAGDWKHYNMRAVCLYKFLALQKNTLDQLLGHAQVSDGKSTDNV from the coding sequence ATGGATGATGAGTGGAAGAGCTGGAGTCATTGCGCTTTTGAGAGTAAAGACCTGCTACCGCAAGCGCCAGGTATATATGTCATTGCCGATAAAGACTGTACCGTGTGGTACGTTGGGCTAAGCAAAAGCCTGAAGAACAGATGGCTTGGTACTCAACACCACCGCTACAAGCAGCTAAGACGTAGAAAGAGCAAACTGCAACTGAAGATTTACTACAAGCTTGTAGTGCCAGAGGCGTTGGAGCAGCAAGAGAAGCACTACATCGAACTCTTCAAACCAAGGCTGAATGGCAGCAAAGTTACCAAAGTGCTACCAAAGGCTTCCACAGATGGGCAGGAATTGATTCATTTGTTGAAAGTGCTAAATAACAAAACTCAACTCTTCCCCTACATCCGTTCTGTCATTATTGGTTACAGAGAAGAAGTAATAGAAAACGCTCGCTACTACAGCGTGACAATCGCTGTCAACATTAACGATATCAGTTTTCTTTACAACAAAGCATATAGAAAGGGTCGGCGTTGGGATTTTAAAACACGGAGCTGGAAAATATGTGAAGACATGTGCGGTCAGCCGGAGGGAAGCTATTTACCCGCCGCAGTATTAAGTTATCTACATTCCCCTTGGGCAGTACAGTTTGCTTGTCTGGATTGGCAGTTCCTGAATTATTTGGAAAATCACCCGCAGGAACTACAACGGGTGTCGTTCCTGGGTGTTGAAACTTATTGTCTCAAGGACAATCAGACCTTTGAGCGAGCGGGCTTAAAGCTACCAGGGACGCTTGGCACGAAAAATGTAGAGATGTCTTCCGTATCTAGCATACAAAGGCTTGATAACTGTGCTTTTGTTTTACATCATTTACCTTCCATGCAGCTGGCTACCGCACTAGCAAATCTGAGTAACTGCATGGTAGTTCACCACGTCGGCGCTGAAGATTTTAATCACTCACTTACTGAAACTTGGTCGGAGTTAGAGGAACTTATGGATGGCGAAGTAAGAAAGCTGCAAGGAATTATGGTGTATCCAGAAGAAGGTCTGGAAGTTGAAATACTAAAAGCTGAGAACGGCCGATACTTCGTTAGGGAATTAACTGCGGCTTTATTTCTTAGGAATACTTTATCCTCTAATCTAGTAACCCCTCAAGGTGAATTAAATCAACAAACTGCTAACCAATTAGTAGGGTTGATATCGGGTTATGCGAACTCATTACAAAGCATGAAATGGAAAGGTTATCGATGGAGAGTTGAGAAAGTTTTTATTCAGTGGAGCGATGTCGATATAGAAACTTACTCCTGCCTTGTTCCACTTAGCTGTTTCTGCGACATGATTGTCGATCAATGTAGTAAACAAGCCTGGTCTGAGGAGCAGTGGAATAAAACAGCCAGCACTAGCTACACCGAAATGCTAACCGCTGGGGATTGGAAACACTACAACATGCGAGCAGTTTGCTTGTACAAGTTTCTAGCTTTACAGAAAAATACCTTAGATCAACTCCTAGGGCACGCTCAAGTTAGCGATGGCAAGTCAACAGATAATGTTTGA
- a CDS encoding SH3 domain-containing protein has translation MWSNSSEPSRQMVAEPLSTPAIAHSSSSNTQLPDPIAPSVEAALPKSPPVAKPTPEPTYEQVAAIAYGEDCQERLRGMYGFNSPELAARRIYYDWGYTTEKIKDLALDDLTKLTAYQLGTGQSEAQVIAQLTEDHNSTTFANIVVGAAKHGYMPQYMENAQAECKDLAVSGPQGQVSIDAQTDGDWATLHSNDGRINLRTGPGTVNKAIGYGIPGDRVQVLDSGQDSGGYYWYKVRFPNSGAVGWVAAQLISVDQ, from the coding sequence ATGTGGAGTAATTCTTCTGAACCTTCGCGTCAGATGGTTGCCGAGCCTTTGTCAACCCCTGCGATCGCACACTCCTCAAGCAGTAATACGCAGCTTCCAGATCCTATTGCTCCAAGTGTTGAGGCTGCGCTACCAAAATCACCCCCAGTTGCTAAACCTACCCCAGAACCAACTTACGAGCAAGTGGCGGCGATCGCTTATGGAGAAGATTGTCAAGAACGCCTACGGGGAATGTACGGCTTTAACTCGCCGGAACTTGCTGCAAGGAGAATTTATTATGACTGGGGGTATACAACAGAAAAGATAAAAGATTTAGCACTAGATGATTTAACTAAGTTGACGGCATATCAACTTGGGACGGGACAGAGTGAAGCTCAAGTCATAGCTCAGCTAACCGAAGACCATAATAGTACAACCTTTGCAAACATCGTGGTCGGGGCGGCAAAACACGGTTATATGCCTCAGTATATGGAGAATGCACAGGCGGAGTGTAAAGATTTAGCGGTATCTGGGCCTCAAGGTCAAGTCAGTATCGATGCACAGACAGATGGAGACTGGGCTACATTGCACTCCAACGATGGCAGAATCAACCTCCGTACTGGTCCTGGAACTGTTAACAAAGCTATTGGCTATGGCATCCCTGGAGATCGCGTTCAAGTTCTAGACTCTGGTCAAGATAGCGGCGGCTACTATTGGTACAAAGTACGCTTCCCCAATTCAGGTGCGGTAGGTTGGGTAGCAGCTCAGCTTATCAGCGTTGACCAATAG
- a CDS encoding ParA family protein, with protein MIITVASFKGGVGKTTTALHLATYFQNKAATLLVDGDLNRSALDWSTRGSLPFKVVDEKQAVKYARQYEHIVIDTPARPNTEELKTIAEGCDLLVLPTSPDALAMGATLQMVDFLGTLDTNYRILITLIPPHPSRVGEEAKAAIERAGLPIFKSGIRRLAVFQRAALEGIPVNAVKGDAYSGIAWRCYYEVGQEILP; from the coding sequence ATGATTATTACTGTTGCATCGTTCAAGGGTGGTGTGGGGAAAACAACCACTGCCCTCCATCTGGCCACCTACTTTCAAAATAAGGCTGCCACGCTGTTAGTCGATGGCGACTTAAATCGGAGTGCGCTGGATTGGTCAACCCGGGGCAGCTTGCCTTTCAAAGTTGTGGATGAAAAACAAGCGGTCAAATATGCTCGGCAGTACGAGCACATTGTCATCGACACGCCGGCTCGACCGAATACAGAAGAGCTGAAGACAATTGCTGAAGGGTGCGATTTGCTGGTCCTGCCAACCAGCCCCGATGCGCTAGCAATGGGTGCAACACTTCAGATGGTTGATTTTTTGGGAACGCTTGATACTAATTACCGCATCTTAATTACTTTAATTCCTCCCCATCCCAGTCGGGTTGGAGAAGAAGCCAAGGCTGCTATAGAACGTGCTGGGCTGCCTATTTTCAAATCAGGAATTCGACGGCTAGCTGTGTTTCAGCGGGCTGCTCTGGAAGGAATACCCGTCAATGCTGTCAAGGGAGATGCCTACTCTGGTATCGCCTGGCGCTGCTACTACGAGGTAGGGCAGGAGATTTTGCCATGA
- a CDS encoding plasmid partition protein ParG — MTKKKDGSRFDHLFSAAKTPLPTSETPPRTEASPTTEPLSKKSKSSDPDYMRTTVYLPKKLHRRLKSAAVDEEKEISEIVEELVANWLASRENV, encoded by the coding sequence ATGACAAAAAAGAAAGATGGCAGCCGATTTGATCACCTTTTTAGCGCTGCTAAAACACCATTACCAACTTCAGAAACTCCTCCCCGAACTGAGGCTAGCCCTACAACCGAGCCGTTGTCGAAAAAGAGTAAAAGCTCGGACCCCGATTATATGCGAACGACTGTTTATTTACCCAAGAAGCTGCACCGGCGGCTAAAGTCGGCGGCAGTTGATGAGGAGAAAGAGATTAGCGAAATTGTTGAAGAGTTAGTAGCAAACTGGTTGGCATCAAGAGAAAATGTCTAG
- a CDS encoding helix-turn-helix domain-containing protein, giving the protein MKPYSTDLRLKIIEAKHKNNESMGQLAERFGVSYSFVSRLLKRYEATASVEPNPHGGGKPPLLNSRQIEILNQLVEEDIAILK; this is encoded by the coding sequence ATGAAGCCATACTCAACAGATTTACGCCTGAAAATTATCGAAGCTAAGCACAAGAATAACGAATCAATGGGGCAACTAGCTGAGCGATTTGGGGTAAGTTACAGTTTTGTCAGCCGGCTGTTAAAGCGTTATGAAGCAACAGCAAGCGTAGAACCGAATCCTCATGGAGGAGGAAAACCTCCCTTACTCAACTCTCGACAAATAGAAATATTAAACCAATTAGTTGAAGAAGATATAGCGATTCTCAAATAG